The nucleotide window CGGCGCCGTTGTGCAGTTGCCAGCGCCGGTTGTACATCGAGTGCGGCGCGAGCACGTCGGTGATCAGGTAAGCCGCGCCGGCCAGCGACCGGAAGAAGCTGAGCACCAGCACCCGGACCGGGTGCGACGCGTCGTCGTGCAGGTTGGCGATGTAGCGCTCCCGCAGGTAGATGCCGTGCTCCGACATGACCAGCGGGGTGCCGTGCTTCCACTTCGAGGTCATGCCGACGAGCGTGGCGAGCCCGTTCATCGAGGCGTGCACGATGTCGGCCTTGACCGGGGCGGCGCTCAGCGGCCGCAGCATGTGCTCGATGAGCCAGGCCGCCTCGACCGCGTCGGCGACCGTCGGCGCCGGCCCCATCTCGTCGACGCGCAGGTCCCGCCAGGCGTCGAGCATCATCGTGAGCGCCTGGTTGGACAGCAGCGCCGCGCTCAGGTCGCCGCCGTCGCTGGCGTACTCGAACATGCCGCGCAGGGCGAGCAGGAACATGCTGCGGCTGACCGCGCTCTGTTCGGAGCGGGTCGCCTCCATGGGTGTCACGAGGGCCCGGACGAAGACCTCGTACGACTCGTTGAACGAGGCGCCGGGCCGGTGTCCCGGCCCGCGCCGGAGTGCGCGGCCGGGCGGCCGCGCACCCCAGAGCGGGATCGAGTGGACCTTGTCGAGGTTGGTGGGGGCCGGGAAGACCGCTCGCTCGGCGCCGTCGACGGTGAGCGCGACGACGTCCCAGCGGTAGTCGGGCATGCCCTTGATGAGCTGCTCGCACCAGACGCTGACACCACCCATCGCGTACGGGTAGGTGCCCTCCGACACCAGCGTGATCTTCACCGGGCCCCCTTTACCGGGTTGTACTTGTCACAGGCGCGGGACTGCGGTGACCGTCGCGGCCGTGTTCGCCACCAGGACGAGCGGGGTCGTGACGTCGGTGCCGTAGGTGCTGGATCCGGTGCCGTTCACGCCGCTGATCTGCACGGTGCCGGCGGCCGGCGAGGTGACCGTCACGGTGCCGGTCGACCGGTCGTACACGGGGTCGACGCCGGCGCCGAGCTGCGCGAAGTGCGCGTTACGGACCGTCGTGTACGCCGCGAGGGCCGGCCACTCCAGGTTGATCAGCGGTACGGAGTAGTAGCCCTCGTACTTGGTCATCACGGAGCCGATCCAGTCCGTCAACAGCGTCCGGCCGGAGCCGTAGTCACGCGTGTTGGCGATGTGGAACGTGTGCGAGTAGATCGAGCCGGTGGACACGTGCTGGAGCGCGACACCGGCCTCGTAGTCGATGATCTGCTCGTAGGTCAGGTTCGCCGGCCAGTACGGGAACCGGCCGCTCGGCCCGTAGAAGGAGTTGTAGAACGCGGTCTCCTCCTGCGGCGTGGTGCAGAAGTAGGCGATGTTCGTCGGCCAGTCCGGCACCACTGAGATGCTCGACTCCAGCGGGTGCACCTTGGCGGCGTTGAGGTGCGCCGGCACGTGGCTGGCGAACGACATGTTGCCGTGCAGGTACTTCACGCCCAGGTCCTTGGCGGCCTGGAGCAGCTGCGGGTTGGAGCCTTCGAGGCCGTGGTCGACCGGAGGACTGGTGTCGTCCTCCGGGTTCGGGTTGTAGACGCCGAGGCCGGAGTACTCCGGGGTCTTCAGCACGGTGTCGGGGGTGCTCAGGCCGATCGAGGTGCCCGCGACCCGGTTGCCGTTGATCTCGGAGTAGGAGGTGGCGTAGTTGGTGTTGTTCAGCTCGGGGTGGTTCAGCGTGTGGTTGACCCACCGGAAGTTCGACTTGAGGCACTTGGTGGTCG belongs to Amorphoplanes digitatis and includes:
- the pelF gene encoding GT4 family glycosyltransferase PelF, which encodes MKITLVSEGTYPYAMGGVSVWCEQLIKGMPDYRWDVVALTVDGAERAVFPAPTNLDKVHSIPLWGARPPGRALRRGPGHRPGASFNESYEVFVRALVTPMEATRSEQSAVSRSMFLLALRGMFEYASDGGDLSAALLSNQALTMMLDAWRDLRVDEMGPAPTVADAVEAAWLIEHMLRPLSAAPVKADIVHASMNGLATLVGMTSKWKHGTPLVMSEHGIYLRERYIANLHDDASHPVRVLVLSFFRSLAGAAYLITDVLAPHSMYNRRWQLHNGADPDRMWTMYNGVEPKEFPAATSEPQLPTISYMGRVDPLKDLHTLIRAFALVRAEIPEARLRIFGGTPAVNRIYHESCERLIEELGLTGAAILEGRIGNAVDAYHAGSIVALTSISEGFPYTVVEAMACGRPTVCTNVGGVAEAVGDTGIVVPPRDYVAVAEACVKLLRDNELRHRLGIMARARVLEHFTLRRSLKMYRNVYESLATPIRPATPPRHLNGRAQGRVSVPGQRVAEVPQLQLDGEAR